The Bacteroidia bacterium genomic interval GCTATTGAGTGCAAGTATCTTGATCTGCTGGAATACGAATTACCGTTGCTCTCAGAAAAGTGGAGAGAGCAGGAACCTGTGGATGAGCGCTTACTTTCATTTAGTGACGCACTCAAGTCTTCTGATGCGATTATATTTATCAGTCCCGAATATCACGGTAGCTATACAGGTGTACTTAAAAATGCAGTTGACCACTTTTGGCCAGAATTTTATAAAAAAGTAATCGGCGTAGTTGTGACTGGTTCCGGAAAATTTGGGGGAATAAATGCATCTACCCAAATGCAGCAATTGATCCTCTCTTTGGGTGCCTATCCGATGCCTCAAAAACTTATCATTCCTTATATACAAGAGGCTTTTGCAGATGATGGCAGCCTCCTTAAAGAAGACATAAGAATGCAAAGCATGCGCTTTATTGAGGAGTTGTCCTGGTTAGGAAATGCGATCAAAGCAGCTAAAATCAATACCACTCAGGCAAATTAGTCGTAAGGTTTAGACGGATATTGTGGAAAAATCACATGGACTTCGGCACGGAGTTTGGAATTTACTTGACATAAAGTTCTTGAAATAGCCTGTAATTCCGCAAACCACCGTTGATGAA includes:
- a CDS encoding NAD(P)H-dependent oxidoreductase; this translates as MKVAIIVGSIRKERQSHKVGLYLKSVLEAMPAIECKYLDLLEYELPLLSEKWREQEPVDERLLSFSDALKSSDAIIFISPEYHGSYTGVLKNAVDHFWPEFYKKVIGVVVTGSGKFGGINASTQMQQLILSLGAYPMPQKLIIPYIQEAFADDGSLLKEDIRMQSMRFIEELSWLGNAIKAAKINTTQAN